A genome region from Rutidosis leptorrhynchoides isolate AG116_Rl617_1_P2 unplaced genomic scaffold, CSIRO_AGI_Rlap_v1 contig100, whole genome shotgun sequence includes the following:
- the LOC139880994 gene encoding solanesyl diphosphate synthase 3, chloroplastic/mitochondrial-like isoform X2 — translation MHGANHQIHHQSSSLVEDHLDPFSLVADELSLIGDRLRSMVVAEVPKLASAAEYFFRMGVEGKRFRPTVLLLMASALNVRVPEAFANTLGDDLTTELRMRQQNIAEITEMIHVASLLHDDVLDDAETRRGTGSLNVVMGNKLSVLAGDFLLSRACVALAALKNTDVVALLATVVEHLVTGETMQMTTSSDQHCSLDYYMQKMYYKTASLISNSCKAIALLAGQTTEVSMLAYDYGKNLGLAFQLIDDVLDFTGTSTSLGKGSLTDLRHGIVTAPILFAIEEFPQLREILDQGFDNPENVDIALEFLSKSHGIQKAKELAMKHANLAAEAIESLPETDDEDVRKSRRALVDLTQIVITRNK, via the exons ATGCATGGAGCCAATCACCAGATTCATCACCAGAGTAGCTCATTAGTTGAG gatcatcttgacccattttcacTTGTTGCCGATGAACTATCACTTATTGGTGACAGGTTAAGGTCTATGGTAGTCGCTGAG GTGCCTAAGCTTGCCTCTGCTGCTGAATACTTTTTCAGAATGGGGGTTGAAGGAAAGAGATTTCGCCCCACG GTTTTGTTATTGATGGCATCGGCACTGAATGTACGTGTACCTGAAGCATTTGCAAATACATTAGGAGATGATTTGACTACTGAACTTCGTATGCGCCAGCAGAATATAGCTGAGATTACAGAAATGATCCAT GTGGCAAGCCTTCTCCATGATGATGTCTTGGATGATGCAGAGACCAGACGCGGAACTGGTTCATTAAATGTTGTAATGGGCAATAAG TTGTCTGTACTAGCAGGAGATTTTCTGCTTTCACGAGCTTGTGTGGCCCTTGCTGCTTTAAAGAACACTGAT GTTGTAGCTTTATTGGCAACTGTTGTAGAGCATCTTGTAACTGGTGAAACCATGCAAATGACTACTTCATCTGACCAGCATTGTAG CTTGGATTATTATATGCAAAAGATGTACTACAAGACAGCATCATTGATTTCAAACAGCTGCAAGGCGATTGCCCTTCTTGCTGGGCAAACTACAGAAGTTTCAATGTTGGCTTATGATTATGGAAAAAATCTG GGGTTGGCATTTCAATTGATTGACGATGTTCTGGATTTCACAGGAACGTCAACTTCCCTCGGAAAGGGTTCTTTAACCGACCTCCGCCAT GGAATCGTAACTGCTCCAATATTGTTTGCCATTGAAGAGTTCCCTCAGTTGCGTGAAATCCTTGACCAAGGCTTCGACAACCCTGAAAATGTCGACATT GCCCTCGAGTTTCTTTCAAAGAGTCATGGAATACAAAAGGCAAAGGAGCTGGCAATGAAGCACGCGAACCTTGCTGCAGAAGCAATTGAATCTTTACCagaaacggatgatgaagatgtaAGAAAATCGAGGCGAGCACTTGTAGATCTCACTCAGATAGTCATCACGAGAAATAAGTAA
- the LOC139880994 gene encoding solanesyl diphosphate synthase 3, chloroplastic/mitochondrial-like isoform X1, translated as MHGANHQIHHQSSSLVEVCDLFFIQDHLDPFSLVADELSLIGDRLRSMVVAEVPKLASAAEYFFRMGVEGKRFRPTVLLLMASALNVRVPEAFANTLGDDLTTELRMRQQNIAEITEMIHVASLLHDDVLDDAETRRGTGSLNVVMGNKLSVLAGDFLLSRACVALAALKNTDVVALLATVVEHLVTGETMQMTTSSDQHCSLDYYMQKMYYKTASLISNSCKAIALLAGQTTEVSMLAYDYGKNLGLAFQLIDDVLDFTGTSTSLGKGSLTDLRHGIVTAPILFAIEEFPQLREILDQGFDNPENVDIALEFLSKSHGIQKAKELAMKHANLAAEAIESLPETDDEDVRKSRRALVDLTQIVITRNK; from the exons ATGCATGGAGCCAATCACCAGATTCATCACCAGAGTAGCTCATTAGTTGAGGTCTG TGATTTGTTTTTCATTCAggatcatcttgacccattttcacTTGTTGCCGATGAACTATCACTTATTGGTGACAGGTTAAGGTCTATGGTAGTCGCTGAG GTGCCTAAGCTTGCCTCTGCTGCTGAATACTTTTTCAGAATGGGGGTTGAAGGAAAGAGATTTCGCCCCACG GTTTTGTTATTGATGGCATCGGCACTGAATGTACGTGTACCTGAAGCATTTGCAAATACATTAGGAGATGATTTGACTACTGAACTTCGTATGCGCCAGCAGAATATAGCTGAGATTACAGAAATGATCCAT GTGGCAAGCCTTCTCCATGATGATGTCTTGGATGATGCAGAGACCAGACGCGGAACTGGTTCATTAAATGTTGTAATGGGCAATAAG TTGTCTGTACTAGCAGGAGATTTTCTGCTTTCACGAGCTTGTGTGGCCCTTGCTGCTTTAAAGAACACTGAT GTTGTAGCTTTATTGGCAACTGTTGTAGAGCATCTTGTAACTGGTGAAACCATGCAAATGACTACTTCATCTGACCAGCATTGTAG CTTGGATTATTATATGCAAAAGATGTACTACAAGACAGCATCATTGATTTCAAACAGCTGCAAGGCGATTGCCCTTCTTGCTGGGCAAACTACAGAAGTTTCAATGTTGGCTTATGATTATGGAAAAAATCTG GGGTTGGCATTTCAATTGATTGACGATGTTCTGGATTTCACAGGAACGTCAACTTCCCTCGGAAAGGGTTCTTTAACCGACCTCCGCCAT GGAATCGTAACTGCTCCAATATTGTTTGCCATTGAAGAGTTCCCTCAGTTGCGTGAAATCCTTGACCAAGGCTTCGACAACCCTGAAAATGTCGACATT GCCCTCGAGTTTCTTTCAAAGAGTCATGGAATACAAAAGGCAAAGGAGCTGGCAATGAAGCACGCGAACCTTGCTGCAGAAGCAATTGAATCTTTACCagaaacggatgatgaagatgtaAGAAAATCGAGGCGAGCACTTGTAGATCTCACTCAGATAGTCATCACGAGAAATAAGTAA